A region of Thermococcus piezophilus DNA encodes the following proteins:
- the acs gene encoding acetate--CoA ligase translates to MQVGEGFLQERYIPMQHFNELHRGSIENLEEFWAEQAKVLDWFKTWDKVLDDSKAPFFRWFVGGELNASYNALDKHIKAGRRNRAAIIWESESGETRTLTYYELYREVNRFASVLKNLGVNKGDRIVIYMPLIPEVVIAMLASARIGAIHSVVFSGFSAEALATRINDAKAKVVITADYLYRRGKALNIKEIVDKALLETPSVESVVVLKRGENGIKMVEGRDYYWHNLLEGAEKYVEPVHVKSNHPLFILYTSGTTGKPKGIVHSTGGYLVYVAKTMEWAWKIRNDDLFWNTADVGWITGHSYLVYGPLTLGLTVMMYEGALNYPKPDRPWEIIEKHGVTIFYTAPTAIRMLMRYGDEWVKKHDLSSLRLLGTVGEPINPRAWKWYYEVVGGRRCPIIDTWWQTETGGYMIYPSAGIQLPPLKPGSTTFPGLGVDADVFRQDGSQAGPNERGLLVIKKPWPGMLLGIWGNDERYIRTYWKRFSRPEEGVWIYYPADYAMKDEDGYFWVFGRADEVLNVSGHRLGTAEIEHALVLHPAVAEAAVIGRPDEVKGEVPVAFVILKEGYIPNERLKLELISYVRETLSPIAAPAEVFFVNKLPKTRSGKIMRRVLKAISTDKSLGDLSTLEDEASVDEIKAALEGFKMR, encoded by the coding sequence ATGCAGGTCGGAGAAGGATTTCTCCAGGAGAGGTACATTCCAATGCAGCATTTCAATGAGCTCCACAGAGGGTCGATAGAGAACTTGGAGGAGTTTTGGGCAGAGCAGGCGAAGGTTCTCGACTGGTTCAAGACATGGGACAAAGTCCTGGACGACTCCAAAGCACCGTTTTTCAGATGGTTCGTCGGCGGCGAGCTGAACGCCTCTTACAACGCCCTCGATAAGCACATAAAAGCCGGAAGAAGGAACAGGGCCGCGATAATCTGGGAGAGCGAATCCGGTGAAACGAGAACGCTGACGTACTATGAGCTCTACAGGGAAGTTAACCGCTTCGCCTCGGTTCTGAAGAACCTCGGGGTTAACAAGGGGGATAGGATAGTCATCTACATGCCACTAATTCCTGAGGTAGTTATAGCCATGCTTGCGAGCGCGAGAATTGGAGCCATCCACAGCGTCGTCTTCAGTGGCTTTTCCGCCGAGGCTCTGGCGACGAGGATAAACGATGCCAAAGCCAAGGTCGTCATCACGGCTGACTACCTCTACCGCCGCGGAAAAGCCCTGAACATAAAGGAGATCGTCGATAAAGCACTCCTTGAGACGCCGAGCGTGGAGAGCGTTGTTGTCCTAAAGAGGGGCGAAAACGGTATCAAAATGGTGGAGGGAAGGGACTACTACTGGCACAACCTTCTCGAAGGCGCCGAGAAGTACGTCGAGCCCGTTCATGTTAAGTCCAATCATCCGCTATTCATACTTTACACGAGCGGAACCACTGGTAAGCCGAAGGGAATAGTCCACTCCACCGGTGGCTACCTCGTCTACGTGGCCAAGACCATGGAATGGGCGTGGAAAATTAGGAATGACGACCTGTTCTGGAATACCGCAGATGTTGGCTGGATAACCGGCCACAGCTACCTCGTCTACGGCCCTCTGACCCTTGGATTAACGGTTATGATGTACGAGGGCGCCCTGAACTATCCGAAACCAGACAGGCCGTGGGAGATAATCGAGAAGCACGGCGTTACGATATTCTACACAGCACCGACGGCCATAAGGATGCTCATGCGATACGGGGACGAGTGGGTGAAGAAGCACGACCTTTCAAGCCTCCGCCTCCTCGGCACCGTAGGTGAGCCGATAAACCCCAGGGCCTGGAAGTGGTACTACGAAGTTGTTGGCGGCAGGAGGTGTCCGATAATAGACACCTGGTGGCAGACTGAGACCGGTGGCTACATGATATACCCCTCTGCAGGGATACAACTTCCTCCGCTAAAGCCGGGCTCGACAACCTTCCCCGGCCTTGGGGTTGACGCGGACGTTTTCAGGCAGGACGGAAGTCAGGCTGGACCCAATGAGAGGGGATTGCTCGTCATTAAAAAGCCCTGGCCCGGAATGCTCCTAGGCATATGGGGCAATGACGAAAGGTACATCAGGACATACTGGAAGCGCTTCAGCAGGCCGGAGGAGGGGGTGTGGATCTACTATCCGGCCGATTACGCAATGAAGGATGAGGATGGCTACTTCTGGGTATTCGGCAGAGCCGATGAGGTGCTCAACGTCTCCGGCCACAGACTCGGAACGGCTGAGATAGAGCACGCCCTTGTTCTCCATCCGGCAGTGGCGGAAGCTGCCGTAATAGGCAGACCCGACGAGGTCAAAGGTGAGGTTCCCGTTGCTTTCGTCATACTCAAAGAGGGTTATATCCCCAACGAGAGGCTCAAGCTCGAGCTGATCAGCTATGTCAGAGAAACTCTCAGCCCGATAGCGGCTCCAGCTGAGGTCTTCTTCGTCAACAAGCTCCCGAAGACAAGGAGCGGCAAGATCATGAGGCGCGTCCTCAAGGCCATTTCAACGGACAAGAGCCTAGGCGACCTCTCAACGCTGGAGGACGAAGCGAGCGTTGATGAAATAAAGGCAGCTCTAGAAGGCTTTAAAATGAGGTGA
- the porB gene encoding pyruvate synthase subunit PorB produces MAVRKPPVTTREYWAPGHAACAGCGCATALRLATKAFSEVMEEKYGDPDAFAIAHATGCMEVVSAVFPYTAWKAPWIHVAFENAAAVASGIEAAWKKLGKKGKILAIGGDGGTADIGMQALSGMLERWHNVVYLMYDNEAYMNTGIQRSSSTPYGAWTTTSPPGKYSIGEDKPKKWVALIAAAHQIPYVATASIGNPFDFIRKMKKAAKVDGPAFVQVQCTCPTGWKSPLEKGVEIARLAIETGVWPLFEIENGDIWNIKIQAPGGGAKVKRKDGRVVAIEFKKPIEEYLKLQGRFKHLFKQPEAIDQLREQIKTMWKALGVEVTLPKPGE; encoded by the coding sequence ATGGCAGTTAGAAAGCCCCCCGTTACCACTCGCGAGTACTGGGCACCAGGTCACGCCGCCTGTGCTGGATGTGGATGTGCGACTGCTTTAAGGCTCGCCACCAAGGCCTTCAGTGAGGTCATGGAGGAGAAGTACGGGGACCCGGACGCCTTCGCGATAGCGCACGCGACTGGATGTATGGAGGTCGTTTCGGCGGTCTTCCCATACACAGCCTGGAAGGCCCCGTGGATTCACGTCGCCTTCGAGAACGCCGCTGCCGTTGCCAGCGGCATTGAAGCTGCTTGGAAAAAGCTCGGCAAGAAGGGTAAGATTCTCGCCATCGGTGGAGATGGTGGAACGGCAGACATCGGTATGCAGGCCCTCTCAGGAATGCTTGAGCGCTGGCACAACGTCGTCTACCTGATGTACGACAACGAGGCTTACATGAACACTGGAATCCAGAGGTCAAGTTCAACCCCATACGGAGCCTGGACCACCACTTCACCGCCGGGCAAGTACTCCATCGGTGAGGACAAGCCCAAGAAGTGGGTTGCCCTTATTGCCGCAGCCCACCAGATTCCGTACGTCGCCACAGCAAGCATAGGCAACCCCTTCGACTTCATCAGGAAGATGAAGAAGGCCGCCAAGGTCGATGGCCCTGCATTCGTCCAGGTCCAGTGTACCTGCCCGACCGGCTGGAAGAGCCCGCTTGAGAAGGGTGTCGAGATCGCCAGGCTCGCCATTGAGACCGGTGTCTGGCCGCTCTTCGAGATTGAGAACGGCGACATCTGGAACATCAAGATACAGGCTCCAGGTGGGGGCGCTAAGGTCAAGCGCAAGGATGGCAGGGTCGTTGCCATCGAGTTCAAGAAGCCCATCGAGGAGTATCTCAAGCTCCAGGGTAGGTTCAAGCACCTCTTCAAGCAGCCAGAAGCAATCGACCAGCTCCGCGAGCAGATCAAGACTATGTGGAAGGCCCTCGGCGTTGAGGTTACTCTACCCAAGCCGGGGGAGTGA
- the porA gene encoding pyruvate synthase subunit PorA, with translation MPIKKVMKANEAAAWAAKLAKPKVIAAFPITPSTLVPEKISEFVANGELDAEFVKVESEHSAISACVGASAAGVRTFTATASQGLALMHEILFIAAGMRLPIVIAIGNRALSAPINIWNDWQDTISERDTGWLQFYAENNQEALDLILIAFKVAEDERVLLPAMVGFDAFILTHTVEPVEIPDQELVDEFLGEYVPKHAYLDPAKPITQGALGFPAHYMEARYGVWEANEAAKKVIDEAFAEFEKRFGRKYQKIEEYRTEDADIIFVTMGSLAGTLKEYVDHLREKGLKVGAAKITVYRPFPVEEVRELAKKAKVLALLEKNVTFSVGGALFQDFSRALINESEKPKIVDFILGLGGRDVTFKDLDEALAIAQKALNGEKVEEVNWIGLRKEIL, from the coding sequence ATGCCGATTAAGAAGGTTATGAAGGCTAACGAGGCTGCCGCCTGGGCGGCTAAACTCGCCAAGCCGAAGGTCATAGCGGCGTTCCCAATTACGCCCTCGACTCTCGTCCCCGAGAAGATAAGTGAGTTCGTCGCCAATGGGGAGCTTGACGCAGAGTTCGTCAAGGTCGAGAGCGAGCACTCAGCGATTTCTGCCTGCGTCGGTGCTTCCGCGGCAGGCGTTAGGACCTTCACCGCAACCGCTTCCCAAGGTCTCGCCTTGATGCACGAGATACTCTTCATCGCCGCGGGAATGAGGCTCCCGATAGTTATAGCTATTGGTAACAGAGCCCTGAGCGCCCCGATCAACATCTGGAACGACTGGCAGGACACCATCAGCGAGCGCGACACCGGCTGGCTCCAGTTCTACGCCGAGAACAACCAAGAGGCCCTTGACCTCATCCTGATAGCATTCAAGGTTGCCGAGGACGAGAGGGTTCTCCTTCCAGCCATGGTCGGCTTCGACGCGTTCATCCTGACCCACACCGTCGAGCCGGTTGAGATTCCAGACCAGGAGCTCGTCGACGAGTTCCTCGGCGAGTATGTGCCAAAGCACGCTTACCTCGACCCGGCCAAGCCGATAACCCAGGGTGCACTCGGATTCCCAGCCCACTACATGGAGGCCCGCTACGGCGTCTGGGAAGCCAACGAGGCCGCGAAGAAGGTCATTGATGAGGCCTTCGCTGAGTTCGAGAAGCGCTTTGGTAGAAAGTACCAGAAGATTGAGGAGTACAGGACCGAAGATGCCGACATAATCTTCGTCACCATGGGCTCCCTCGCCGGAACCCTCAAGGAGTACGTTGACCACCTCAGGGAGAAGGGCCTCAAGGTCGGTGCTGCGAAGATCACCGTTTACAGACCGTTCCCGGTTGAGGAGGTCAGGGAGCTCGCAAAGAAGGCAAAGGTTCTCGCACTGCTCGAAAAGAACGTAACCTTCAGCGTCGGTGGAGCCCTCTTCCAGGACTTCAGCAGGGCGCTGATAAACGAGAGCGAGAAGCCGAAGATAGTTGACTTCATCCTCGGTCTTGGAGGCAGGGACGTCACCTTCAAGGACCTCGACGAGGCTCTGGCCATAGCGCAGAAAGCCCTTAACGGGGAGAAGGTTGAGGAAGTCAACTGGATCGGCCTGAGGAAGGAGATTCTGTGA
- the porD gene encoding pyruvate synthase subunit PorD — translation MAESPFKADIERVQKEYSEKMTPGAIVYLPGSSVVNKTGSWRVFMPEFNRDKCVRCYLCYIYCPEPAIYLDEENYPVFDYDYCKGCGICANECPTKAIVMVRETK, via the coding sequence ATGGCCGAGAGTCCGTTTAAGGCCGACATTGAGAGGGTTCAGAAGGAGTATAGCGAAAAGATGACCCCGGGAGCAATTGTTTACCTCCCGGGAAGTAGCGTCGTGAACAAGACCGGAAGCTGGAGAGTTTTCATGCCAGAGTTTAACAGGGACAAGTGCGTTAGGTGCTACCTCTGCTACATCTACTGCCCAGAGCCTGCCATCTATCTCGATGAGGAGAACTACCCTGTCTTCGACTACGACTACTGTAAGGGATGCGGCATCTGCGCAAACGAGTGCCCGACCAAGGCTATAGTTATGGTTAGGGAAACTAAGTGA